From a single Ciconia boyciana chromosome 6, ASM3463844v1, whole genome shotgun sequence genomic region:
- the WARS1 gene encoding tryptophan--tRNA ligase, cytoplasmic isoform X1: MADSANCDLKSLSPLQLFERVTEQGEKVRALKAGKAPKDEIDAAVRMLLSLKLSYKTTTGQDYQAGLPPRDLVLINNGTTKEEDEDFVDPWTVQTSNAKGVDYDKLIVRFGSSKIDTDLINRIERAIGQKPHRFLRRGIFFSHRDMDQILDAYENKKSFYLYTGRGPSSQAMHVGHLIPFIFTKWLQEVFDVPLVIQLTDDEKYLWKDLTTEKAYEYARENAKDIIACGFDINKTFIFSDLDYLGTSTGFYKNIVKVQKHVTFNQVKGIFGFTDSDCIGKISFPAIQAAPSFSSSFPQIFNGKENIQCLIPCAIDQDPYFRMTRDVAPRIGQPKPALLHSVFFPALQGAQTKMSASDPNSSIFLTDTPKQIKTKINKHAFSGGRDTIEEHRKYGGNCDVDVSFMYLTFFLEDDDRLEQLKQAYTSGELLTGELKKVLIETLQPLIAAHQERRKQVTDEMVKQFMTPRKLAFEF, from the exons ATGGCTGATAGTGCAAACTGTGATTTGAAGTCTCTGAGTCCGCTTCAGCTGTTTGAAAGAGTAACTGAACAAGGAGAGAAAGTCAGAGcactgaaagcaggaaaagcacCAAAG gATGAAATTGATGCAGCAGTGAGGATGCTATTATCATTAAAACTGTCATATAAAACAACAACAGGGCAAGATTATCAGGCAGGCTTGCCTCCAAGAGATCTTGTATTAATAAACAATGGTACAACTAAAGAAGAGGATGAGGATTTTGTGGACCCCTGGACTGTGCAGACATCAAATGCTAAAGGCGTGGATTATGACAAACTCATAG ttCGGTTTGGCAGCAGTAAAATTGACACAGATCTGATCAATCGAATAGAAAGAGCTATTGGGCAAAAACCTCACCGCTTTCTACGTAgaggaatctttttttctcacag agatATGGACCAAATCCTTGATGCTTATGAAAATAAGAAGTCCTTTTACCTTTATACAGGCAGAGGGCCGTCCTCTCAGGCAATGCATGTTGGTCATCTTATCCCGTTTATATTCACAAA gTGGCTGCAAGAAGTATTTGATGTTCCCTTAGTTATACAGTTAACTGATGATGAGAAATACCTTTGGAAGGACTTAACAACTGAGAAGGCATACGAGTATGctagagaaaatgcaaaagacatCATTGCATGTGGTTTTGACATCAATAAAACCtttatattttctgatttaGACTATTTGGG GACAAGTACCGGCTTCTACAAAAACATCGTTAAAGTTCAGAAGCATGTTACATTTAACCAAGTGAAAGGAATCTTTGGCTTTACAGACAGTGATTGCATTG GAAAGATCAGCTTTCCTGCTATTCAGGCTGCTCCATCCTTCAGTTCATCATTTCCACAGATCTTCAATGGCAAGGAGAACATTCAGTGTCTTATCCCATGTGCTATCGATCAG GACCCTTATTTTAGAATGACCCGGGATGTAGCACCTAGAATTGGACAGCCTAAACCAGCCTTGCTGCATTCAGTcttcttcccagccctgcaaggAGCACAGACGAAAATGAGTGCTAGTGACCCGAACTCTTCCATCTTCCTCACTGATACACCCAAACAAATCAAGACAAAG ATTAACAAGCATGCCTTCTCAGGAGGCAGAGATACTATTGAAGAGCACAGGAAGTACGGAGGTAACTGTGATGTTGACGTGTCTTTTATGTACCTGACTTTCTTCCTGGAAGATGATGACAGGCTTGAACAACTGAAGCAG GCATACACAAGTGGGGAATTGCTCACGGGGGAGCTGAAGAAGGTTCTTATTGAAACATTGCAGCCCTTGATAGCAGCTCATCAAGAGAGACGGAAGCAGGTCACAGATGAAATGGTGAAGCAATTCATGACTCCACGGAAGCTAGCTTTtgaattttga
- the WARS1 gene encoding tryptophan--tRNA ligase, cytoplasmic isoform X2, with product MADSANCDLKSLSPLQLFERVTEQGEKVRALKAGKAPKDEIDAAVRMLLSLKLSYKTTTGQDYQAGLPPRDLVLINNGTTKEEDEDFVDPWTVQTSNAKGVDYDKLIVRFGSSKIDTDLINRIERAIGQKPHRFLRRGIFFSHRDMDQILDAYENKKSFYLYTGRGPSSQAMHVGHLIPFIFTKWLQEVFDVPLVIQLTDDEKYLWKDLTTEKAYEYARENAKDIIACGFDINKTFIFSDLDYLGTSTGFYKNIVKVQKHVTFNQVKGIFGFTDSDCIGKISFPAIQAAPSFSSSFPQIFNGKENIQCLIPCAIDQDPYFRMTRDVAPRIGQPKPALLHSVFFPALQGAQTKMSASDPNSSIFLTDTPKQIKTKINKHAFSGGRDTIEEHRKYGGNCDVDVSFMYLTFFLEDDDRLEQLKQQSTLS from the exons ATGGCTGATAGTGCAAACTGTGATTTGAAGTCTCTGAGTCCGCTTCAGCTGTTTGAAAGAGTAACTGAACAAGGAGAGAAAGTCAGAGcactgaaagcaggaaaagcacCAAAG gATGAAATTGATGCAGCAGTGAGGATGCTATTATCATTAAAACTGTCATATAAAACAACAACAGGGCAAGATTATCAGGCAGGCTTGCCTCCAAGAGATCTTGTATTAATAAACAATGGTACAACTAAAGAAGAGGATGAGGATTTTGTGGACCCCTGGACTGTGCAGACATCAAATGCTAAAGGCGTGGATTATGACAAACTCATAG ttCGGTTTGGCAGCAGTAAAATTGACACAGATCTGATCAATCGAATAGAAAGAGCTATTGGGCAAAAACCTCACCGCTTTCTACGTAgaggaatctttttttctcacag agatATGGACCAAATCCTTGATGCTTATGAAAATAAGAAGTCCTTTTACCTTTATACAGGCAGAGGGCCGTCCTCTCAGGCAATGCATGTTGGTCATCTTATCCCGTTTATATTCACAAA gTGGCTGCAAGAAGTATTTGATGTTCCCTTAGTTATACAGTTAACTGATGATGAGAAATACCTTTGGAAGGACTTAACAACTGAGAAGGCATACGAGTATGctagagaaaatgcaaaagacatCATTGCATGTGGTTTTGACATCAATAAAACCtttatattttctgatttaGACTATTTGGG GACAAGTACCGGCTTCTACAAAAACATCGTTAAAGTTCAGAAGCATGTTACATTTAACCAAGTGAAAGGAATCTTTGGCTTTACAGACAGTGATTGCATTG GAAAGATCAGCTTTCCTGCTATTCAGGCTGCTCCATCCTTCAGTTCATCATTTCCACAGATCTTCAATGGCAAGGAGAACATTCAGTGTCTTATCCCATGTGCTATCGATCAG GACCCTTATTTTAGAATGACCCGGGATGTAGCACCTAGAATTGGACAGCCTAAACCAGCCTTGCTGCATTCAGTcttcttcccagccctgcaaggAGCACAGACGAAAATGAGTGCTAGTGACCCGAACTCTTCCATCTTCCTCACTGATACACCCAAACAAATCAAGACAAAG ATTAACAAGCATGCCTTCTCAGGAGGCAGAGATACTATTGAAGAGCACAGGAAGTACGGAGGTAACTGTGATGTTGACGTGTCTTTTATGTACCTGACTTTCTTCCTGGAAGATGATGACAGGCTTGAACAACTGAAGCAG CAATCAACACTTTCTTGA